A single window of Acidobacteriota bacterium DNA harbors:
- a CDS encoding TonB-dependent receptor translates to MVSITRGVIAAFILFALLGSAFAQGNPTGGVDGRVTDQDGLALPGVLVTVASPALQGVRTAITAANGDYIIPFLPPGAYAVTFELAGFRVARRENVAVVIAETLRVDMSLGVAGVSETVVVSASSGSAEIAPNLTVASTYKSATLELLPIGRTLNSAVLLAPNVTDNGPGGNIMIAGAMSYENLFLINGVVVNENLRGQARNVFIEDAIQETKVSTGSISAEYGRFQGGVVNMVTKSGSNDFAGTFRTSFVNDAWGALTPFPGDENIDQVVPTYEVTAGGPILRNKLWYFGAGRFEKNTDNRTTDYTAFNYERIDDEKRYEAKGTWTLNPKNTFRGAYTKRHADIFNNNFGTIMDARSLYDSANDEDLYSANFTSVLTNTWFVEAQYSRRELDFIGTGGSKTDLPNGTPIWDRSRGQARFNAPTFCRVCGSGLEIRNNWNSAVKANYYLSTDRTGSHNIVAGLDFYQETRKNDNFQSGSSYRIQATRSVIQGLDIYPVFLGDNTTYVEYLPLVAPSVGNDIRTQSFFANDTWRLNDTLSLSLGLRYDRNRSKDQAGAQVVEDSAWSPRLGATWDLFGDGKWIANAGYARYVTGISTAIVDAGSAGGRTATFSYFYQGPAVNSDPTRPLLTAEQALPILFDWFFANGGTSRATRNAPSIPGVTVSVGEGLKAPNSNEWMAGLSRQIGNVGSVRLDYVHRSYADFYGDFRDPSTGKVTDPTGRVYDLTIVRNTDLANRTYRGVVTQANYRLGTDWQFGGNYTLSWQRGNFTGEDAGSGPIRFGGNDQPEYKQESWSFPTGYNPGDQRHKMRGWIQYRLPAPAAAGRFDLGVLERWDSSDASSADGTIDPRSFVTNPGYQSVPSTVTYYFEPRGDQRYDDLWRTDLSLSWTLRAAGRVDVFFRGVLLNLFNQSAQLAGNETILTRTNNTQYALFNPFTTTPTLGTHYAFGPNYGQPTGTGDYQAPREFNFSVGIRF, encoded by the coding sequence ATGGTCTCAATTACTCGCGGCGTCATCGCCGCTTTCATACTGTTTGCTTTGCTCGGCTCGGCTTTTGCCCAGGGTAATCCCACGGGCGGGGTCGACGGCCGTGTCACCGACCAGGACGGCCTGGCGCTGCCGGGTGTGCTCGTGACCGTCGCCTCTCCGGCCCTGCAGGGTGTGCGCACGGCCATCACGGCCGCCAACGGCGACTACATCATCCCGTTTCTGCCGCCGGGCGCCTACGCGGTCACCTTCGAGTTAGCGGGGTTCCGGGTGGCGCGCCGCGAGAACGTGGCGGTGGTGATTGCCGAAACGCTCCGGGTGGATATGTCACTCGGCGTGGCGGGTGTCAGCGAAACCGTCGTCGTCAGCGCCAGTTCGGGTTCTGCGGAGATCGCGCCCAACCTGACGGTCGCCAGTACCTACAAGTCGGCGACCCTCGAACTGCTGCCGATCGGCCGGACGCTCAACTCGGCCGTGCTGCTGGCCCCCAACGTCACCGACAACGGCCCGGGCGGGAACATCATGATCGCCGGCGCGATGTCGTATGAAAATCTGTTCCTGATCAACGGCGTCGTCGTCAACGAGAACCTGCGCGGCCAGGCGCGCAACGTGTTCATTGAAGACGCCATCCAGGAAACCAAGGTTTCCACCGGCAGCATCTCGGCCGAGTACGGCCGCTTCCAGGGCGGCGTGGTCAACATGGTGACCAAGTCGGGCAGCAACGACTTCGCGGGCACCTTCCGCACTTCGTTCGTCAACGACGCGTGGGGCGCGCTCACGCCGTTCCCGGGCGACGAGAACATCGACCAGGTGGTGCCGACCTATGAGGTCACGGCCGGCGGACCGATCCTGCGCAACAAGCTGTGGTACTTCGGCGCCGGCCGTTTCGAGAAGAACACCGACAACCGCACCACCGATTACACCGCCTTCAACTACGAGCGCATCGACGACGAGAAACGCTACGAGGCCAAGGGCACCTGGACCCTGAACCCCAAGAACACGTTCCGGGGCGCCTACACCAAGCGGCACGCCGACATCTTCAACAACAACTTCGGCACCATCATGGACGCGCGCTCGCTCTATGACAGCGCCAACGACGAGGACTTGTATTCCGCGAACTTCACCAGCGTGTTGACCAACACGTGGTTCGTCGAAGCGCAGTATTCGCGGCGCGAGCTGGACTTCATCGGCACCGGCGGCTCGAAGACCGACCTGCCCAACGGCACGCCGATCTGGGATCGCTCGCGCGGCCAGGCGCGCTTCAACGCGCCGACGTTCTGCCGCGTCTGCGGCAGTGGCCTCGAGATCCGGAACAATTGGAACAGCGCGGTGAAAGCCAACTACTACCTGTCCACCGACCGCACCGGCTCGCACAACATCGTGGCGGGGCTCGATTTCTACCAGGAAACGCGGAAGAACGACAACTTCCAGTCGGGCAGTTCGTACCGCATCCAGGCCACGCGCTCGGTGATTCAGGGCCTGGACATCTACCCGGTGTTCCTGGGCGACAACACCACCTACGTTGAGTACCTCCCGCTCGTGGCACCGAGCGTGGGCAACGACATTCGAACGCAGTCGTTCTTTGCCAACGACACCTGGCGGCTGAACGACACGCTCAGCCTCAGCCTCGGCCTGCGCTACGACCGGAATCGGTCGAAAGACCAGGCCGGCGCCCAGGTCGTCGAGGACAGCGCGTGGAGCCCGCGACTCGGGGCCACCTGGGATCTGTTCGGTGACGGCAAGTGGATCGCCAATGCCGGATACGCCCGTTACGTCACCGGCATCAGTACCGCGATTGTCGATGCCGGCTCCGCCGGTGGACGGACCGCCACGTTCAGCTATTTCTATCAGGGCCCGGCCGTGAACAGCGACCCGACGCGGCCGTTGCTGACCGCCGAACAGGCGTTGCCGATCTTGTTTGATTGGTTCTTCGCCAACGGCGGCACGTCGCGCGCGACGCGAAATGCGCCGAGCATCCCCGGGGTCACGGTGAGTGTCGGCGAGGGCTTGAAGGCCCCCAACTCGAACGAATGGATGGCCGGCCTGTCGCGGCAAATCGGCAACGTCGGCAGCGTGCGGCTCGACTACGTGCACCGGTCGTACGCCGATTTCTACGGCGACTTCCGTGACCCCTCCACCGGCAAGGTCACCGACCCGACCGGGCGGGTCTACGACCTGACCATCGTGCGCAACACCGACCTCGCCAACCGCACCTACAGGGGTGTCGTGACCCAGGCCAACTACCGCCTGGGCACCGATTGGCAGTTCGGCGGCAACTACACGCTGTCGTGGCAACGCGGTAACTTCACCGGCGAAGACGCGGGCAGCGGGCCGATCCGGTTCGGCGGCAACGACCAGCCCGAGTACAAGCAGGAGTCCTGGAGCTTCCCGACCGGCTACAACCCTGGCGATCAGCGGCACAAGATGCGCGGCTGGATCCAGTACCGCCTGCCCGCGCCGGCGGCGGCCGGGCGCTTCGACCTCGGCGTGCTCGAGCGTTGGGATTCCTCGGACGCGTCGAGCGCCGATGGCACCATCGACCCGCGCAGCTTCGTCACTAACCCCGGCTATCAGTCGGTCCCGTCCACCGTGACCTACTACTTCGAGCCCCGTGGCGACCAGCGCTACGACGACCTGTGGCGGACCGACCTGTCGCTGTCGTGGACGCTGCGCGCCGCCGGGCGCGTGGATGTGTTCTTCCGTGGCGTGTTGCTCAACCTGTTCAACCAGTCCGCCCAGCTGGCCGGCAACGAGACCATCCTGACGCGCACCAACAACACGCAGTACGCACTGTTCAACCCGTTCACCACCACGCCGACACTGGGCACCCACTACGCGTTCGGGCCCAACTACGGCCAGCCGACCGGCACCGGCGATTACCAGGCGCCGCGCGAGTTCAACTTCTCGGTCGGTATCAGGTTCTAG
- a CDS encoding protein kinase: MPALTSGTRLGPYDVLGSIGEGGMGEVYRATDSRLKRQVALKVLPVAVTADPDRLARFQREAEVLASLNHPNIAGIYGLEESGGVKALVMELVEGPTLADRIAQGPVPLDEALAVARQIAEALEAAHDQNIIHRDLKPANIKLRPDGTVKVLDFGLAKAMDPASGGDFSPADHSPTITSPTLMTGAGMILGTAAYMSPEQAAGKPVDRRTDMWAFGVVLLEMLTGKRVFDGETVSHVIASVLKDEPDWSALPPDTPAPVRKLLRRCLEKDRRKRMPDAAVARLECDDAIDPPRETVVAPAPLQKSRGPGPVLAGAVVGALVAGLVAWGWWPAPPVAPPSTRFAIDLPADQVFTRAGRHVLALSPDGTHLVYVANRALYLHSFSELTPALIGGTANADPSEPVFSPDGAWIAFWSNGALKKIPVSGGSAIQLAEIDNPLGLTWTGDQIVVGQARAVLQVPADGGTVRTLMTIDKTAGEWIQTPQLVDDGRAVLFTQRINERDWSGSNIVVQDLASGTLTTLVQGGTDGRALPGGLLIYARENALFAVAFDSRKRETSGPTVPLERGVLPSVGGFTGASQMTWSPSGSLAYAVDDMAADSTLTWMTRQGGLEPTALPARPQFQGQRSFALSPDGKRVAIRLMGTSRSQTDVWIGDIGRGTFTRLTSSGTATDPQWTADGSRVCYRESPYDVRCQPSDGSAPSASLFQLDRLSTVAEFSRKGDWLLLSMSGQTGGFDIWATPNRSPFEPKPLLATSADEGLAVLSPDGRWLAYQSNESGGDEIYVRPFPEVAQARWQVSASGGAVPRWSRDGRELYFLAVESAGATLRATLTAVPVIAGTSFTTGTAVPIGQMSSSVRGYDVAPDGRFLIVTTASSTGAPTATRQRIVVVQHWLDALRRQLGATAAR, encoded by the coding sequence ATGCCAGCGCTCACCTCAGGCACCCGTCTCGGTCCCTACGACGTTCTTGGTTCCATTGGCGAAGGCGGGATGGGCGAGGTGTATCGAGCCACCGACTCGCGCCTGAAGCGACAGGTGGCCCTCAAGGTATTGCCGGTGGCAGTGACGGCCGATCCTGATCGCCTGGCGCGCTTCCAGCGCGAGGCGGAAGTGCTCGCCTCGCTCAATCACCCGAACATCGCGGGGATCTACGGACTCGAAGAAAGTGGCGGCGTGAAGGCGCTGGTCATGGAACTGGTCGAAGGTCCCACGCTGGCCGACCGCATTGCGCAAGGACCGGTGCCCCTCGATGAAGCACTGGCGGTTGCGCGGCAGATTGCCGAGGCGCTCGAAGCGGCGCACGACCAGAACATCATCCACCGTGACTTGAAGCCGGCGAACATCAAGCTGCGCCCGGACGGGACGGTCAAGGTCCTCGACTTCGGCCTCGCCAAGGCCATGGATCCCGCGTCAGGAGGGGACTTTAGTCCCGCCGACCATTCTCCAACGATCACCTCACCAACGCTGATGACCGGTGCCGGAATGATCCTCGGCACCGCCGCCTACATGAGCCCGGAGCAGGCGGCCGGCAAGCCTGTCGATCGGCGCACGGACATGTGGGCGTTTGGAGTTGTCCTGCTGGAGATGCTGACCGGCAAGCGCGTATTCGACGGCGAGACCGTGTCGCACGTGATCGCGTCGGTGTTGAAGGACGAGCCTGATTGGTCGGCGCTGCCCCCTGACACGCCGGCACCGGTCCGGAAGCTGTTGCGGCGGTGCTTGGAAAAGGACCGTCGCAAGCGGATGCCCGATGCGGCGGTGGCACGCCTGGAATGTGACGACGCGATCGACCCGCCACGCGAGACGGTAGTCGCACCGGCGCCGTTGCAGAAGTCGCGAGGACCAGGGCCGGTGCTGGCTGGCGCGGTCGTCGGAGCGCTAGTGGCTGGCCTGGTCGCCTGGGGCTGGTGGCCAGCCCCACCGGTCGCGCCGCCGAGCACCAGGTTTGCGATCGATCTGCCGGCCGATCAGGTGTTCACCCGCGCCGGTCGCCACGTGCTGGCGCTGTCGCCCGACGGCACGCACCTGGTCTATGTCGCCAATCGCGCGCTGTACCTGCATTCGTTCAGCGAATTGACGCCGGCGCTGATCGGCGGTACCGCGAATGCGGACCCTTCAGAACCCGTGTTCTCGCCCGACGGCGCCTGGATTGCCTTCTGGTCGAATGGCGCGCTGAAGAAGATCCCGGTCAGCGGCGGCAGCGCCATCCAACTCGCCGAGATCGACAATCCGCTCGGACTGACGTGGACCGGCGACCAGATCGTGGTCGGCCAGGCGCGTGCCGTCCTCCAGGTGCCGGCCGACGGCGGCACGGTCCGGACGCTGATGACGATCGACAAGACCGCCGGCGAATGGATCCAGACCCCGCAACTGGTGGATGACGGTCGCGCGGTTCTGTTCACGCAGCGGATTAACGAGCGCGACTGGAGCGGATCGAACATCGTGGTGCAGGACCTGGCGAGCGGGACGCTTACGACGCTGGTCCAAGGGGGCACCGACGGCCGCGCACTGCCCGGCGGGCTGCTGATCTACGCGCGCGAGAATGCGCTGTTTGCCGTCGCGTTCGATTCGCGCAAACGCGAAACGTCAGGCCCGACGGTACCGCTGGAGCGTGGCGTACTCCCGTCGGTGGGCGGATTCACCGGCGCCTCACAAATGACCTGGTCGCCGTCCGGCAGCCTGGCCTATGCCGTGGACGACATGGCGGCAGACAGCACGTTGACGTGGATGACACGGCAGGGCGGCCTCGAGCCAACCGCATTACCGGCGCGGCCGCAGTTTCAGGGGCAGCGCTCGTTCGCCCTATCCCCGGATGGCAAACGGGTGGCCATCCGCCTGATGGGTACGTCTCGATCGCAGACCGACGTCTGGATCGGCGACATCGGGCGTGGCACGTTCACGCGGTTGACGTCCAGCGGCACGGCGACCGATCCGCAATGGACCGCCGATGGCAGCCGGGTGTGTTACCGGGAAAGTCCCTATGATGTGCGCTGCCAGCCCTCCGACGGCAGTGCTCCGTCCGCGAGCCTGTTTCAGCTCGACCGGCTGAGCACCGTCGCCGAGTTCTCGCGCAAGGGCGATTGGCTTCTGCTGAGCATGAGCGGACAGACCGGGGGCTTCGACATCTGGGCCACTCCGAACCGGTCGCCGTTCGAGCCGAAGCCGCTGTTGGCGACGTCAGCTGATGAAGGCCTGGCGGTGTTGTCGCCAGACGGACGATGGCTGGCGTACCAATCCAACGAATCGGGCGGTGACGAGATCTACGTCCGCCCGTTTCCGGAGGTCGCTCAAGCCCGGTGGCAAGTATCGGCATCTGGCGGCGCGGTGCCACGCTGGTCGAGAGATGGCCGTGAGCTGTATTTCCTGGCTGTGGAGTCGGCTGGCGCGACGCTGCGAGCGACCCTTACGGCTGTGCCGGTCATCGCCGGCACGTCCTTCACTACCGGAACCGCCGTCCCGATTGGCCAGATGTCGTCAAGTGTGCGTGGGTACGACGTGGCCCCTGACGGCCGATTCCTGATCGTGACGACCGCGAGCAGTACCGGCGCTCCCACCGCCACCCGCCAGCGCATCGTCGTGGTGCAGCACTGGCTCGACGCGCTGCGGCGGCAGCTGGGAGCCACCGCCGCGCGCTAA
- a CDS encoding MBL fold metallo-hydrolase — MIRQRPLLLLTIAAFGVMALAFGPVAARQGSPAETRPPGTNYKGTAWTINKVTDGVYHAVGTGSLVVMSNATIIEGDRDVLVVDTQVSPGGAWALREELKAITPKPIRWVVNSHYHFDHSHGNQIYGPEVQIIGHEFARQQMVAGKSQDSPAREFYVGGVPAAIQGLEARLAAATDDKTRATIQNQIDIQRNHLEGTNGVKPTPPTLTLTETMTLHLGAREVRIMFLGRAHTAGDVVVYLPKERMVATGDLLVNGTSYMGDAFIPEWIDTIEALKKLDLGTVLPGHGAAFTDMAKLDHWQAYMRDFWAQAQKFHKAGTPWEEAAKQVDLRGNAVNYPMIRTTGLTPNHGMRRAYEILEGKVR; from the coding sequence ATGATCCGCCAGCGACCGCTCCTGCTCCTGACCATTGCCGCCTTCGGCGTCATGGCCCTGGCCTTCGGGCCGGTGGCCGCCCGGCAGGGCTCACCGGCCGAGACGCGCCCGCCCGGCACCAACTACAAGGGGACGGCGTGGACCATCAACAAGGTCACTGACGGCGTCTATCACGCCGTCGGCACCGGCAGCCTGGTGGTGATGTCCAACGCCACCATCATCGAAGGCGACCGGGACGTGCTGGTCGTTGACACGCAGGTATCGCCGGGCGGCGCGTGGGCGCTGCGCGAAGAGCTGAAGGCGATCACGCCCAAGCCCATTCGCTGGGTGGTCAACTCGCACTACCATTTCGATCACTCGCACGGGAACCAGATCTACGGCCCCGAGGTGCAGATCATCGGCCACGAGTTCGCGCGGCAGCAGATGGTCGCCGGCAAGTCGCAGGACTCCCCTGCCCGCGAGTTCTATGTCGGCGGCGTGCCGGCCGCGATCCAGGGACTCGAGGCGCGCCTGGCCGCCGCCACCGACGACAAGACGCGCGCCACCATCCAGAACCAGATCGACATCCAGCGGAATCATCTCGAAGGCACCAACGGGGTGAAGCCGACGCCGCCGACGTTGACACTGACCGAGACCATGACGCTGCACCTCGGCGCGCGCGAGGTCCGCATCATGTTCCTCGGCCGCGCCCACACCGCCGGCGACGTCGTCGTCTACCTGCCGAAGGAGCGCATGGTCGCCACCGGCGACCTGCTGGTCAATGGCACGTCGTACATGGGCGATGCGTTCATCCCGGAGTGGATCGACACGATCGAGGCCCTCAAGAAACTTGACCTCGGCACCGTGCTGCCGGGGCACGGCGCCGCGTTTACCGACATGGCGAAGCTGGATCACTGGCAGGCGTACATGCGCGACTTCTGGGCACAGGCGCAGAAATTTCACAAGGCGGGCACGCCGTGGGAAGAGGCGGCGAAGCAGGTGGACCTGCGCGGCAACGCCGTCAACTACCCGATGATCCGGACGACCGGCCTGACACCGAACCACGGGATGCGGCGGGCATACGAGATCCTCGAGGGCAAAGTCCGCTAG
- a CDS encoding protein kinase, translating into MIGRTLRQYLITGRLGQGGMGEVWLARDTILERDVALKVLPAGDTDAVLRKERFFREARAASALNHPNIITIYEINSDQGIDFIAMEYVEGRTLGGLLQQRTMAIDLVQRYALQIAEAVGRAHRAGIVHRDLKPGNIMVTNDGLVKVLDFGLAKVSHPSDASAATDMATQMALTRAGTTLGTLGYMSPEQAIGDHVDARSDVFSFGVILYEMLSGRLPFAGKTLSEVLHQLHFSEPPQLEALRPDTPPALRAISARALEKKPENRFPNMTEVAIVLAGGTADSAATVANSSPPAPIAPAGRSRRWLAIAVLVTATIAGGAVAWRSRAAGSAGSATSATEVANEPVGAVELTRSAGALLARPDRDGNADRAITQLERVLTEDPTSAIAHAHLASAYLRKQQTNPDPQWMKLARENAQRAIALNSDLAAGHVAMGFVLLEAAERPEAANAFRRAADLDPVNPFPHLGLALNSAAQNLDREAEASFLRAIQLGPQEWRPQGEFAQFHFRRARYAEAVTHWEAALKLTPDNAVVMRNLGGAYFLTGRPDEAASILQRALEIRPAAATYTNLGTIRFFQGRYTDAVAAFEKAVELSANSHLYWGNLGDGYRWAPGRRPDAPAAYRRASELIQQQMAKKQGDADLESRHAVYLVKLGDTSGALKTVAGVVARPNLTAQVLFRTTVVFELGGARDLALTSLRRALEAGYAVADVASDPELTALRTDARYHRLIDSVAHPPAKP; encoded by the coding sequence ATGATCGGCAGAACCCTCCGCCAGTACCTCATTACAGGCCGCCTTGGGCAGGGCGGCATGGGAGAGGTCTGGCTGGCGCGGGACACCATCCTCGAGCGCGACGTGGCGCTCAAGGTGTTGCCGGCCGGCGACACCGACGCGGTGCTGCGCAAGGAACGCTTCTTTCGCGAGGCCCGCGCGGCCTCGGCGCTGAACCACCCGAACATCATCACCATTTACGAAATCAATTCCGACCAGGGCATCGACTTCATCGCCATGGAGTACGTCGAGGGCCGCACCCTCGGCGGACTGCTCCAGCAACGCACGATGGCAATCGACCTGGTGCAACGCTACGCGTTGCAGATCGCCGAAGCGGTTGGGCGGGCGCACCGCGCCGGCATCGTTCACCGCGACCTCAAACCCGGCAACATCATGGTCACCAACGATGGCCTGGTGAAGGTCCTCGACTTTGGCCTGGCCAAGGTCAGCCATCCGTCGGATGCCTCGGCCGCCACCGACATGGCGACCCAGATGGCGCTGACGCGCGCGGGCACCACGCTGGGCACGCTCGGCTACATGTCGCCCGAGCAGGCCATCGGCGACCATGTCGATGCGCGGTCGGACGTCTTTTCGTTCGGCGTCATCCTGTACGAGATGCTCTCGGGAAGGTTGCCGTTCGCGGGCAAGACGCTGTCTGAGGTCCTGCACCAGCTGCATTTCTCGGAACCGCCGCAACTCGAGGCGCTGCGACCCGATACCCCGCCGGCGCTGCGGGCGATTTCCGCGCGGGCGCTCGAAAAGAAACCGGAGAACCGGTTTCCCAACATGACCGAGGTTGCCATAGTGCTCGCTGGCGGCACAGCCGACAGCGCGGCGACGGTGGCCAACTCGTCACCACCGGCGCCGATCGCTCCGGCAGGACGCAGCCGGCGCTGGCTGGCCATCGCCGTCCTCGTGACCGCGACGATTGCGGGCGGCGCGGTGGCCTGGCGATCGCGTGCGGCCGGGAGCGCCGGCAGCGCCACCTCGGCAACGGAGGTCGCCAATGAACCCGTCGGCGCCGTCGAGCTCACGCGGAGCGCCGGTGCCTTGCTGGCGCGACCCGATCGTGATGGCAACGCCGATCGCGCGATCACGCAACTGGAGCGAGTGCTCACCGAAGACCCCACGTCGGCAATCGCGCATGCACACCTGGCCTCCGCGTATCTCCGCAAGCAACAGACCAATCCCGATCCTCAGTGGATGAAGCTCGCGCGCGAGAACGCCCAGCGCGCCATCGCCTTGAATTCCGACCTCGCAGCCGGGCACGTCGCCATGGGCTTTGTCCTGCTCGAAGCCGCTGAGCGACCTGAAGCCGCGAACGCGTTCCGCCGGGCCGCCGACCTCGACCCGGTCAACCCGTTCCCGCATCTTGGGCTCGCACTGAACTCCGCGGCTCAAAATTTGGACCGGGAGGCCGAAGCGTCGTTCCTCCGGGCCATCCAACTCGGACCACAGGAGTGGCGTCCGCAAGGCGAGTTCGCGCAGTTTCATTTCAGGCGCGCGCGATACGCCGAGGCGGTCACGCATTGGGAGGCCGCGCTGAAACTGACGCCGGACAACGCGGTGGTGATGCGCAACCTGGGCGGTGCGTACTTCCTGACCGGCCGTCCTGACGAGGCTGCCTCAATTCTGCAACGGGCCCTCGAGATCCGTCCGGCGGCGGCGACCTACACCAATCTCGGCACCATTCGGTTCTTCCAGGGCCGTTACACCGACGCCGTGGCGGCCTTCGAAAAGGCCGTCGAGCTCAGCGCCAACAGCCACCTGTACTGGGGCAATCTTGGCGACGGCTATCGCTGGGCGCCAGGCCGGCGCCCCGACGCGCCGGCGGCCTATCGGCGCGCGAGCGAACTGATTCAGCAGCAGATGGCCAAGAAGCAAGGCGACGCTGACCTTGAAAGCCGGCACGCCGTCTATCTCGTGAAGTTGGGAGACACGTCAGGCGCACTCAAAACGGTCGCAGGAGTCGTCGCCCGACCGAACCTGACGGCGCAGGTGCTGTTTCGGACGACGGTGGTTTTTGAATTGGGGGGCGCGCGCGACCTCGCACTCACAAGCCTTCGCCGCGCGTTGGAGGCTGGTTACGCCGTGGCCGACGTCGCCAGCGACCCGGAATTGACGGCCCTCCGCACGGATGCGCGCTATCACCGCCTGATCGACTCGGTGGCCCACCCGCCCGCCAAGCCCTAA
- a CDS encoding beta-eliminating lyase-related protein produces MNPTRRSFVGTLGATAGLGCLPYLPVFASPAVQPDRMVHTSGDGIGISPREYAALLDRLCQAREVVDDNYLLGGEVAAFEQHWATLLGKEAAVFMPSGTLANQLALRVLAGPNRRVIVPEVSHIYNDTGDACQTLSGQTLMPLAVGQATFTRADVEGVLARTAGGRVATDVGAIVIESPIRRLTGQMFDWEEAKRISAFAREKGIGMHLDGARLFIASAYTGISPAEYAAHFDTVYVSLWKYFNCGIGAILAGPKRVLDGMFHVRRMFGGNLAVGWNAALVCRHFMDGFDGRLRSAVQTSEAFYAAMANHPRLAIERIPNGTNLARVTFKNVNAADVAKRLAERGIAMSAPQGPATLTFAVNETWHRLPAADLIRAFEQALG; encoded by the coding sequence ATGAATCCGACTCGACGAAGCTTCGTTGGCACGCTAGGCGCCACCGCCGGGCTCGGGTGCCTGCCGTACCTCCCGGTCTTCGCCAGTCCCGCGGTTCAACCCGATCGCATGGTTCATACCTCTGGCGATGGCATTGGCATCTCGCCGCGCGAGTACGCCGCACTGCTGGATCGACTGTGCCAGGCCAGGGAGGTCGTGGACGACAACTACCTGCTCGGCGGTGAGGTCGCCGCGTTCGAGCAACACTGGGCGACGCTGCTGGGCAAGGAAGCCGCCGTGTTCATGCCTTCGGGCACCCTGGCCAATCAGCTGGCGTTGCGGGTGCTCGCCGGACCGAACCGCCGCGTCATTGTTCCCGAGGTGAGCCACATCTATAACGACACGGGCGATGCGTGTCAGACCTTGTCGGGGCAGACGCTCATGCCACTCGCGGTGGGCCAAGCCACGTTTACGCGGGCTGATGTCGAGGGTGTCCTCGCGCGCACGGCCGGCGGCCGGGTCGCCACCGATGTTGGTGCGATTGTGATCGAGAGCCCGATACGCCGCCTGACAGGACAGATGTTCGACTGGGAGGAGGCGAAGCGCATCTCCGCATTTGCGCGCGAGAAGGGTATCGGGATGCACCTCGATGGCGCCCGGCTGTTCATCGCGTCCGCGTACACGGGAATTTCGCCCGCCGAGTACGCCGCCCACTTCGATACCGTGTACGTCTCGCTGTGGAAGTATTTCAACTGCGGGATTGGCGCGATCCTGGCCGGTCCGAAACGCGTACTCGACGGGATGTTTCACGTCCGCCGGATGTTTGGTGGCAACCTGGCAGTCGGATGGAATGCGGCGTTGGTCTGCCGGCATTTCATGGACGGATTCGACGGGCGTTTGAGGAGCGCTGTCCAGACCTCCGAGGCGTTTTATGCGGCGATGGCGAACCATCCGCGCCTTGCCATCGAGCGCATCCCGAACGGCACCAACCTGGCCCGTGTCACCTTCAAGAACGTGAATGCCGCCGACGTGGCCAAGCGGCTGGCCGAACGCGGCATCGCCATGTCAGCGCCGCAGGGCCCCGCGACGCTGACGTTCGCCGTCAACGAAACGTGGCACCGCCTGCCGGCTGCGGACCTGATCCGCGCCTTCGAGCAGGCGCTCGGCTAA